A region from the Saccharomonospora azurea NA-128 genome encodes:
- a CDS encoding helix-turn-helix transcriptional regulator codes for MWQGTVALRPGRLVYAGQVGDAHRHRHAAVQLVLATEELVWLCDGSGAQWRGRAAVIPSGAEHEIAGGGAGVLAWIDADGALGQALTARVRRTGLPVGSVAAWASAAQPLLDTSLAVGDSASGMVDQVLATLAPAGAPAPVSLHPALRQAIAVLPTMLDQSVRLERLAAAVGISASRLGHLFSDELGLPFRAYVRWARLQRAIDHARLGGTLTEAAHAAGFADSAHLTRVCHEMFGLAPSGLARAVHWHRRRAVSG; via the coding sequence ATGTGGCAGGGCACCGTGGCTTTGCGGCCGGGTCGGTTGGTTTACGCCGGTCAGGTAGGCGACGCGCACCGGCACCGGCACGCGGCGGTGCAGCTCGTGCTGGCCACCGAGGAACTCGTGTGGCTGTGTGACGGATCCGGTGCCCAATGGCGGGGCCGTGCGGCGGTGATTCCCTCCGGGGCCGAACACGAGATCGCTGGTGGCGGGGCGGGGGTGCTGGCCTGGATTGATGCTGATGGGGCGCTGGGCCAGGCGTTGACCGCGCGGGTACGGCGCACCGGGTTGCCGGTCGGCTCCGTGGCCGCGTGGGCATCCGCGGCGCAGCCGCTGCTCGACACCAGCCTCGCCGTCGGTGACTCCGCCAGCGGGATGGTCGACCAGGTTCTCGCCACGCTGGCTCCGGCGGGCGCGCCTGCCCCAGTGTCGTTGCACCCCGCGCTGCGGCAGGCGATCGCGGTGTTACCCACCATGCTCGACCAGTCTGTCCGTCTGGAACGGCTCGCCGCGGCCGTGGGGATCTCGGCCAGTCGACTCGGTCACCTGTTCAGTGACGAACTCGGCTTGCCGTTTCGCGCGTATGTGCGGTGGGCGCGCTTGCAGCGCGCGATCGATCACGCCCGGCTAGGCGGCACACTCACCGAGGCCGCCCACGCCGCCGGGTTCGCCGACAGCGCCCACCTCACCCGGGTCTGCCACGAGATGTTCGGCCTGGCCCCGTCAGGGTTGGCCCGGGCCGTGCACTGGCACCGGCGGCGCGCTGTGAGTGGTTAG